One segment of Methylotenera versatilis 79 DNA contains the following:
- a CDS encoding TAXI family TRAP transporter solute-binding subunit has product MIELKTHYKKIWAKLAAIYGGSIILFTTWTVGLVVLICLALFLFVNSAAPTKLTITAGEEGSIFHNNALKYKALLAKEGVTLTILSSNGSIDNLNKLTDKRVNVDIGFVQSGVAENININKLMSLGSIAYQPMIVFYHGESKHFIADFAGQRLNIGEPGSGTRSLALSILKENGILPGGATQLIEKPSLNPVDDLLQNKIDAIFVMGDSVSTELIKTLVKTPGINIFNFDQADGYTRRIKYLHKLVLPEGSIDLGKNIPVNDLNLIAPSVELIARETLHPALSDLLLDVANQVHGSAGLFAKSGEFPNLTTQEYRISSDAARYYKSGKSFLYRDFPFWVASFINRILVVLIPLLLILIPTIKLAPLIYRWKIQLSIYPFYKALLELESDAFKTTINANKRQEIMSNLDQLEAKLSKIKIPAAFADMFYGLRGHINFVRTRLMAEQISDAAD; this is encoded by the coding sequence ATGATTGAATTAAAAACACATTATAAAAAAATATGGGCAAAACTAGCGGCAATCTATGGTGGCAGTATTATTCTGTTTACCACATGGACAGTGGGACTTGTCGTACTTATTTGTCTGGCGCTATTTTTATTCGTTAATTCAGCCGCACCCACAAAACTAACCATTACAGCAGGTGAAGAAGGCAGCATTTTTCATAATAATGCGCTGAAATATAAAGCGCTTTTGGCAAAAGAAGGTGTGACGCTTACAATATTGTCATCAAATGGTTCTATAGATAACCTCAATAAATTGACTGATAAGCGTGTCAATGTGGATATAGGCTTTGTGCAAAGTGGCGTTGCCGAAAATATCAACATCAATAAACTGATGTCGCTTGGCAGCATTGCCTATCAGCCGATGATTGTTTTCTATCATGGTGAAAGTAAGCATTTCATTGCAGATTTTGCTGGCCAGCGATTAAATATCGGCGAACCCGGCAGCGGAACGCGTTCTTTGGCCTTGAGTATTCTGAAAGAAAATGGCATTTTGCCAGGTGGTGCTACGCAATTAATTGAAAAGCCAAGCCTTAACCCTGTCGATGATTTATTGCAGAATAAGATTGACGCCATCTTTGTAATGGGCGATTCAGTATCGACTGAGTTAATTAAGACCTTAGTGAAAACGCCCGGCATTAATATTTTTAACTTTGATCAAGCAGATGGTTACACAAGACGCATTAAATATTTGCATAAATTGGTTTTGCCAGAGGGCTCAATCGATTTAGGCAAAAATATCCCAGTGAATGATTTAAATCTAATCGCACCCAGTGTAGAGTTGATTGCAAGAGAAACCTTGCATCCAGCGTTGTCTGATTTGTTGTTGGATGTGGCGAATCAAGTGCATGGTTCTGCTGGTTTATTTGCAAAAAGTGGCGAATTTCCTAACTTAACCACTCAAGAATATCGAATCAGCTCAGACGCAGCACGCTACTATAAGTCAGGTAAAAGCTTTTTGTATCGTGATTTTCCGTTTTGGGTAGCAAGCTTTATCAACAGAATATTAGTCGTATTAATACCGCTACTGTTGATACTGATACCCACCATCAAATTAGCGCCTCTTATCTATCGCTGGAAAATCCAGCTTTCTATCTATCCGTTTTATAAAGCGTTGTTAGAACTGGAAAGTGACGCCTTTAAAACCACGATTAATGCTAATAAGCGTCAAGAAATCATGAGTAATCTGGATCAATTAGAAGCGAAATTAAGCAAGATTAAAATTCCGGCCGCATTTGCCGATATGTTTTATGGCTTACGTGGGCACATTAACTTTGTACGTACTAGGCTGATGGCGGAACAAATCTCTGATGCGGCTGACTAA
- a CDS encoding efflux transporter outer membrane subunit: MIKKPLINLIVLATLLPSCSFIPNFKRPKPPVAETWPVTTDSQQASIAADIGWREFFINEKLRKVIELALNNNRDLRVAALNIERARAQYQITTSNLFPTVNASGNATIQKSGESSSGNNNLANVINNGVIQQSNGSSGEITRNYRVGVSFSSYELDFFGRIRSLNTQALQLFLATEEARRSTHIALISEVANAWLTLQADKERLKLAQNTLQSQQSSYDLNKSRFDYGIATGLDLQQAQILVDTAKVDVARFTSLIQQDENALVLLIGSNLPVELRPDNELQAVTVLADLPAGLPSEVLLKRPDVLQAEYNLQAANANIGAARAAFYPAISLTASVGSASRELNNLFSSGTGFWNFVPQIVVPIFNAGRNRANLKIAEVDRDITVAQYEKTIQTAFREVADSLAIRQTLTEQFNSQSSLVNASSESFRLSEARYKSGIDNYLLVLDSQRTLYAAQQNLISIRLIAFSNQVTLYKVLGGGWNETTHEKIESK; this comes from the coding sequence ATGATAAAAAAACCTCTAATTAACCTTATCGTGCTTGCCACATTGCTGCCTAGTTGTAGCTTTATTCCCAATTTTAAACGGCCAAAACCGCCTGTGGCAGAAACTTGGCCAGTGACGACAGATAGTCAGCAAGCCAGCATAGCGGCTGATATTGGCTGGCGTGAGTTTTTTATTAACGAAAAATTGCGCAAAGTCATTGAGTTAGCTTTAAACAATAATCGCGATTTGCGCGTTGCGGCTTTGAATATAGAACGTGCACGCGCGCAATATCAGATCACGACTTCAAACCTTTTTCCTACGGTGAATGCATCAGGTAATGCCACAATTCAAAAAAGTGGCGAAAGTAGCTCTGGTAACAACAATTTAGCCAATGTCATCAACAATGGTGTTATTCAACAGTCGAACGGCTCCAGTGGCGAAATCACGCGCAATTACCGCGTAGGTGTTAGTTTTAGTAGCTATGAATTAGATTTTTTTGGACGTATCCGCAGTCTAAATACCCAAGCTTTGCAGTTGTTTTTGGCAACGGAAGAGGCCAGACGTAGCACGCATATCGCCCTGATTTCAGAAGTTGCTAATGCATGGCTCACTTTGCAGGCAGATAAAGAGCGATTAAAGCTTGCACAGAACACCTTACAAAGTCAGCAATCCTCTTATGACTTAAATAAAAGTCGCTTTGATTATGGCATTGCTACTGGCTTGGATTTGCAGCAAGCACAAATTCTTGTTGATACGGCTAAAGTCGATGTTGCACGATTCACCAGTTTGATTCAGCAAGATGAAAATGCCTTGGTATTATTAATCGGCTCAAACTTGCCTGTCGAATTACGTCCTGATAATGAATTGCAAGCTGTTACTGTGTTGGCTGATTTACCAGCAGGACTGCCATCTGAAGTGTTGCTGAAACGGCCAGATGTGTTGCAAGCTGAATACAATTTGCAGGCAGCCAACGCCAATATTGGCGCCGCACGCGCAGCTTTTTATCCAGCTATTTCATTAACTGCGTCAGTCGGCAGTGCCAGCCGTGAGCTGAATAATTTATTTTCAAGCGGCACGGGTTTTTGGAATTTTGTGCCGCAAATAGTCGTACCCATTTTTAATGCTGGCCGTAATCGTGCCAATCTAAAAATTGCTGAAGTCGACCGCGATATTACCGTTGCACAATATGAAAAAACTATCCAAACCGCGTTTAGAGAAGTCGCTGACTCATTAGCGATACGTCAAACATTAACCGAACAATTCAACTCACAAAGCTCGCTGGTGAATGCATCTAGTGAAAGCTTTCGTTTGTCGGAGGCGCGCTATAAAAGTGGAATAGATAATTATTTGCTGGTATTAGATTCGCAGCGTACTTTGTATGCCGCACAGCAGAATTTAATCAGCATTCGATTAATCGCATTTAGTAATCAAGTGACTTTGTATAAAGTATTAGGTGGCGGCTGGAACGAAACTACACATGAAAAAATCGAGTCAAAATAA
- a CDS encoding efflux RND transporter permease subunit has translation MARFFIDRPIFAWVISIVIMLAGAGSIYQLSLEQYPNIAPTRVNIRANYTGASAQTIQDSVTQVIEQYIQGIDNLSYMSSTSNSSGGANISLTFDAGTDPDIAQVQVQNKLQQALPRLPQIVQSLGVTVTKTGIDFLMIISLVSDNPAVSSMDIGDYISSTLLDQISRVDGVGEVQAIGSGYAMRIWLNPKNLQKYNLMPSDVSAAILAQNAEVSAGQLGALPAVSEQQLNATITARTKLQTAKEFENVVLKSTTDGATVYLKDVARIELGADSYTPVTSFKGQASAAIGVRLAEGANALGTAQAVLSKLDELKTFFPKDLKLKTAIGYDTTPFVRISIEEVVKSLIEAIVLVVLIMYLFLQNFRATLIPAIAVPVVLLGTFGVLAVFGYSINTLTMFGLVLAIGLLVDDAIVVVENVERVMNEEGLSPKEATRKSMNEITGALVGIALVLSAVFIPMAFFGGSTGVIYRQFSITIVSAMLLSVVVALTLTPALCATLLKSADPSHKQKRGFFGWFNRNFDSASNRYQSVVGGILNRKLLAAGVYGLITLVMAVLYFQLPTSFLPDEDQAILSAQVQLPVGATDTRMRAVMKEVEKYLLSKPEIDSIITIRGQGQNGAASQNAGRAFIKLKDWSERKGIAQTAQALSQQATKDLAYIRDAKIFILQPSAVRGLGAASGFTMQLKDLGGLGHDALMKARDQFLTLAAQDSRLSKVRSSGLDDTPQFRINIDDKKAGAFGLTPASINSTLSIAVGGNYVNDFIDRGRVKKVYLQADAPYRMQPENINDWYVRNSNNEMVQFSSFASSNWTYGSPLLERFNGVSSLEIVGETASGVSSGVAMLAAEEIAGKLPEGIGYEWSAQSYQERLSGSQAPFLYAISILFVFLCLAALYESWAVPFSVILIIPLGIVGAILATTLRGMTADVYFQVGLLTTVGLAAKNAILIVEFAKHLQEQGKSLIDATLEAVHLRLRPILMTSLAFIFGVLPLALSTGAGAASRRAIGTGVFGGMLTATLFGIFFVPLFYVLIRSAFPYQYENSALSQSVPKIEG, from the coding sequence ATGGCCCGTTTTTTTATAGATCGTCCTATTTTTGCTTGGGTCATTTCGATTGTGATCATGCTGGCAGGCGCAGGCTCTATTTACCAATTATCTTTAGAGCAATACCCAAATATTGCGCCGACGCGTGTCAATATTCGCGCTAATTATACTGGCGCTTCTGCACAAACCATTCAAGATTCCGTTACGCAGGTAATCGAGCAATACATACAAGGTATCGACAACCTGAGTTATATGTCATCAACTAGTAACTCTTCTGGTGGCGCAAACATCTCTTTGACTTTTGATGCGGGTACAGATCCAGACATCGCGCAGGTTCAAGTGCAAAATAAGCTGCAACAAGCCTTACCTCGGTTGCCGCAAATCGTGCAAAGTTTGGGTGTGACGGTAACTAAAACTGGCATTGATTTTCTGATGATTATTTCATTGGTGTCAGATAATCCAGCGGTATCATCGATGGATATTGGTGATTATATTTCCAGTACACTGCTTGATCAAATCAGTCGTGTAGATGGCGTGGGTGAGGTTCAGGCTATCGGTTCGGGTTACGCCATGCGCATTTGGTTAAACCCTAAGAATCTACAAAAATATAATCTGATGCCATCCGATGTCAGTGCGGCGATTCTTGCGCAGAATGCTGAGGTTTCTGCTGGTCAGTTAGGTGCTTTGCCCGCAGTTAGTGAGCAACAATTAAATGCAACCATCACTGCACGTACCAAGCTGCAAACAGCTAAAGAATTTGAAAATGTAGTGCTTAAATCGACCACAGATGGTGCTACTGTTTACTTAAAAGATGTGGCGCGCATTGAGTTGGGCGCAGATAGTTATACGCCGGTGACTTCCTTTAAAGGCCAAGCATCAGCAGCTATCGGCGTCAGGTTGGCGGAGGGTGCAAACGCGCTTGGCACCGCACAGGCAGTATTATCTAAACTAGATGAATTAAAGACATTCTTTCCCAAGGATTTAAAGCTTAAAACCGCAATTGGTTACGATACAACGCCTTTCGTCAGAATTTCTATTGAAGAAGTGGTTAAGTCATTGATTGAAGCGATTGTATTAGTGGTGCTGATTATGTACCTGTTTTTACAGAATTTTCGCGCAACTCTGATTCCCGCAATTGCTGTTCCAGTCGTGCTACTAGGTACTTTTGGCGTGCTGGCAGTATTCGGGTATTCCATTAATACATTGACCATGTTTGGCTTGGTGCTGGCCATTGGATTGCTGGTGGATGATGCCATTGTAGTGGTTGAAAACGTTGAGCGCGTGATGAATGAAGAGGGGTTATCGCCCAAAGAAGCCACACGCAAATCCATGAATGAGATCACTGGCGCACTGGTTGGAATCGCACTGGTTTTATCCGCTGTATTTATTCCGATGGCATTTTTTGGCGGGTCAACAGGCGTCATCTATCGGCAATTCTCTATTACCATCGTTTCTGCGATGTTGTTATCTGTTGTTGTCGCTTTAACGCTAACGCCAGCCTTATGTGCCACTTTACTTAAGTCAGCCGACCCGTCACATAAACAAAAACGCGGATTTTTTGGCTGGTTTAACCGTAATTTTGATAGCGCCTCAAATCGTTATCAATCGGTAGTCGGTGGAATATTGAATCGCAAGCTGTTAGCAGCAGGTGTTTATGGGTTAATCACTTTGGTCATGGCAGTTTTATACTTTCAATTACCCACATCATTTTTGCCGGATGAAGATCAAGCCATACTTTCAGCGCAGGTTCAGTTGCCAGTTGGCGCAACGGACACTCGCATGAGGGCTGTGATGAAAGAAGTTGAAAAATACCTGCTGTCAAAGCCAGAGATTGATTCTATTATCACGATTAGAGGCCAAGGACAGAACGGGGCCGCCAGTCAAAATGCTGGGCGCGCTTTTATCAAACTAAAGGATTGGAGTGAGCGTAAAGGTATCGCGCAAACCGCCCAAGCGTTGTCACAACAGGCAACCAAAGATTTAGCTTATATTCGAGATGCTAAGATTTTCATCTTGCAGCCATCAGCTGTGCGCGGTTTGGGCGCTGCCTCTGGCTTCACCATGCAGTTAAAGGATTTAGGTGGGTTAGGGCATGACGCACTGATGAAAGCGCGTGACCAATTTCTAACCTTAGCTGCACAAGATAGCCGATTGAGTAAAGTGCGCAGCAGTGGTTTAGATGATACGCCGCAATTCCGCATTAATATTGACGACAAGAAAGCTGGTGCTTTTGGATTGACGCCAGCCAGCATCAATAGCACGTTGTCCATTGCGGTCGGTGGCAATTATGTGAACGATTTTATCGATAGAGGCCGTGTGAAGAAAGTCTATCTACAAGCGGATGCGCCTTACCGTATGCAACCTGAAAATATTAACGATTGGTATGTGAGAAATAGCAATAATGAGATGGTGCAATTTTCATCTTTTGCCAGCAGCAATTGGACTTACGGCTCACCGCTTTTAGAGCGCTTTAACGGCGTATCTTCGCTTGAAATTGTAGGTGAAACTGCCAGTGGTGTCAGCTCTGGCGTTGCGATGCTAGCGGCTGAGGAAATCGCTGGCAAGTTACCAGAAGGCATTGGATATGAATGGAGCGCACAATCTTATCAAGAGCGCCTTTCAGGCTCACAAGCACCATTTTTGTATGCCATCTCGATTTTATTTGTGTTCTTATGTTTAGCCGCACTGTATGAAAGTTGGGCGGTTCCATTTTCAGTCATTTTAATTATTCCGCTCGGTATCGTCGGTGCGATTTTGGCAACCACTTTACGCGGTATGACGGCTGATGTTTACTTTCAAGTAGGTTTATTGACGACAGTTGGGTTGGCTGCGAAAAACGCGATTTTGATTGTTGAATTTGCCAAGCATCTGCAGGAGCAAGGAAAATCTTTAATTGATGCCACGCTGGAGGCCGTACATCTACGTTTGCGACCGATATTAATGACATCTCTAGCGTTTATTTTTGGTGTTTTACCGTTGGCACTAAGTACCGGCGCTGGTGCGGCAAGTCGTCGTGCCATTGGTACTGGCGTGTTTGGCGGCATGTTAACCGCTACTTTATTCGGCATATTTTTTGTGCCTTTGTTTTATGTGTTAATCCGCAGCGCATTTCCTTATCAGTATGAAAATAGTGCTTTGAGTCAATCTGTGCCTAAGATTGAAGGCTAA
- a CDS encoding efflux RND transporter periplasmic adaptor subunit, whose amino-acid sequence MKKYPAIRFYVFLNLCISLAFLMAGCKQSASEPKTKVETVPEVGVVTVKLQAQSIVTELPGRTVARMIAEIRPQVGGIIQKRAFVEGANVKTGDLLYQIDPAVYRAVYDSAQANVKKSEANLASLKSKAERYAELVKINAVSKQDNDDINALFKQGEADLLLTQAALQTARINLNFTRIIAPISGRVDVSAVTPGALVTANQDVVLTRIQQLDPIFVDITQSSNELLRLKRDMASGDLKKASTSEAPIKVILEDGSVYSHEGILKFSGVTVNPTSGAVTLRAIVPNNEGLLLPGMYVRARIREAVDEHAIVVPQQSVSRNAQGEATVLVVNNQSKVEVRIIAADKSIGNQWLVTEGLVAGEQVIVDGMQKASVGDKVKAIEMAAASSASTKINRPVTPSNP is encoded by the coding sequence ATGAAGAAATATCCAGCAATACGATTTTACGTTTTCCTTAACCTGTGTATTTCACTCGCTTTTTTGATGGCGGGTTGCAAGCAATCTGCGAGTGAACCAAAAACCAAAGTCGAAACTGTCCCAGAAGTCGGTGTTGTGACAGTTAAGTTACAGGCACAATCTATTGTGACTGAATTACCAGGCCGTACAGTGGCGCGAATGATTGCAGAGATTAGGCCTCAAGTTGGTGGCATTATCCAAAAACGTGCGTTTGTAGAAGGTGCAAATGTTAAGACTGGCGACTTGCTCTACCAAATAGACCCAGCAGTTTATCGTGCTGTTTATGACAGCGCGCAGGCCAATGTTAAAAAATCAGAAGCGAATTTAGCCTCCTTAAAATCTAAAGCAGAGCGTTATGCGGAGTTAGTGAAAATTAACGCAGTTAGCAAGCAAGATAATGACGACATCAATGCCTTATTCAAACAAGGTGAGGCTGATTTACTACTGACACAGGCCGCGTTACAAACCGCGCGTATTAACCTTAATTTCACCCGAATTATTGCGCCTATTTCAGGGCGCGTAGATGTATCTGCAGTGACTCCGGGCGCCTTAGTTACCGCTAACCAAGATGTTGTGTTGACTAGAATCCAGCAGCTAGACCCAATTTTTGTAGATATCACGCAATCCAGCAACGAGCTGTTGAGACTTAAGCGAGACATGGCAAGCGGTGACCTGAAAAAAGCTAGCACCAGCGAGGCGCCCATCAAAGTGATACTGGAAGACGGTAGTGTTTATAGTCATGAAGGCATATTAAAATTCAGTGGCGTAACCGTCAATCCCACTTCTGGGGCGGTGACACTGCGTGCAATAGTGCCTAACAATGAAGGGCTTTTGCTGCCAGGTATGTATGTGCGCGCGCGCATTAGAGAAGCGGTAGATGAGCATGCCATTGTTGTACCGCAGCAAAGTGTCAGTCGCAATGCGCAAGGCGAAGCGACGGTATTAGTCGTTAATAACCAGAGTAAAGTTGAAGTACGCATTATTGCGGCTGATAAATCAATCGGTAATCAATGGCTAGTTACTGAAGGGTTGGTTGCGGGCGAGCAAGTGATTGTAGACGGTATGCAGAAAGCCAGCGTTGGCGATAAAGTTAAGGCGATTGAAATGGCTGCAGCAAGTAGCGCCAGTACAAAAATCAATCGGCCAGTGACCCCTTCAAACCCTTAA
- a CDS encoding pirin family protein: MKQIKSIHSHNGEHWVGDGFPVKSIFSYSNQAVMQDLSPFLLLDHAGPATFTPTDKRRGVGQHPHRGFETVTIVYEGELEHKDSAGNGGKIGAGDVQWMTAAAGILHEEYHSENFAKEGGTLHMAQLWVNLPAQDKLAESRYQTVLNDTIPKVILPEDSGYLRIIAGDYQGKKGPSKTFTPMNVWDIQLNAGKSFKLDSPEGHNAVLIVLKGCIKVNAAESVIEDQYVIFEREAGTIQLAADTDSIVLFLGGEPLNEPVVAYGPFVMNTQEEIKQAISDYQQGLFG; this comes from the coding sequence ATGAAACAGATTAAAAGTATTCACAGCCACAACGGCGAACATTGGGTGGGCGATGGTTTTCCTGTTAAGAGTATTTTTTCTTATAGCAATCAGGCGGTAATGCAAGATTTAAGCCCCTTTCTGTTGTTAGATCATGCAGGCCCAGCGACTTTTACGCCAACAGACAAAAGGCGTGGCGTGGGGCAGCATCCGCATCGTGGTTTTGAAACGGTGACTATTGTGTATGAGGGTGAACTTGAACATAAAGATTCTGCTGGCAACGGCGGAAAAATTGGCGCAGGTGATGTGCAATGGATGACGGCAGCAGCAGGTATTCTGCATGAAGAATATCATTCAGAAAATTTCGCCAAAGAGGGCGGCACTTTGCATATGGCGCAATTGTGGGTGAATTTGCCAGCGCAAGATAAACTAGCAGAATCGCGCTATCAAACCGTATTAAATGACACGATTCCTAAGGTTATCTTGCCGGAAGATAGTGGCTATTTGCGTATTATTGCGGGAGATTACCAAGGTAAAAAAGGCCCATCTAAAACATTTACGCCGATGAATGTTTGGGATATACAACTGAACGCAGGAAAATCATTCAAATTAGATTCCCCAGAAGGTCATAATGCAGTTCTAATCGTTTTAAAAGGATGTATTAAGGTTAATGCTGCGGAAAGCGTTATAGAAGATCAATATGTGATTTTTGAGCGTGAAGCTGGCACAATTCAGTTAGCGGCAGACACTGATTCGATTGTATTATTTTTGGGTGGTGAGCCGTTAAATGAGCCAGTTGTGGCATACGGCCCATTTGTGATGAATACGCAGGAGGAAATCAAACAAGCTATCAGTGATTATCAGCAAGGTTTGTTTGGCTGA
- a CDS encoding glutathione-regulated potassium-efflux system protein KefC, with translation MDSSSFLVQAVIYLSSAILIVPLFKRLGLGSVLGYLLAGILIGPYALKLIPDPEHVLHFAEFGVVLMLFLVGLELESKKVWELRKILFGLGGLQVISTIVLVSIVAHMLHMSWPVAIVIAMGVAMSSTAIGLTSLTEKKQLATPGGQASFATLLFQDLSVIPIFMLLAFIAPNSTQSGFDLWAIVKAFAVIALITFASRTLLRPIMRIVAQTGVREIFVAFSLLLVIGVALAMQSVGLSMALGTFLAGVLLADSEYRYELRLDIEPVKGLLLGLFFIAVGMSVDMSLLANSPMIIFGFALLIVITKMTILIGLGRLFKLTFKEALLFAVALSQVGEFAFVIFGVALTESIIPRETYNILNAIVAVSMLITPLLLLLYDRFLSLQCSERPKDRITETNGVIIAGFGRFGQIVGRVLLAKGITATLIDNDPRQIDLMREFGWRCYYGDASRLDLLEEAGIANAKLLVVSVNDPVATLEMAKLVKERWPNVAVVIRARSRTDAFDLRDVGLNPIRETFYSSLEAARQALIATGESASAAAKIIKHFEQHDAEQLEAHRKIRGDMGAIVSLAEKGRSDLKALLALEQSEIDIK, from the coding sequence ATGGATTCATCTAGTTTTCTCGTTCAAGCAGTCATTTATCTTTCATCCGCCATATTAATAGTACCTTTATTTAAGCGATTAGGCTTGGGCTCTGTGCTTGGATATTTACTCGCCGGCATATTAATCGGCCCATACGCGCTTAAACTCATTCCAGACCCTGAACATGTACTGCACTTTGCCGAGTTTGGCGTTGTGTTGATGCTTTTTCTTGTCGGCCTAGAATTAGAGTCAAAAAAAGTGTGGGAGTTGCGCAAGATTCTATTTGGATTAGGCGGATTACAAGTGATTAGTACAATCGTATTAGTCAGCATCGTGGCGCATATGTTGCACATGAGCTGGCCAGTTGCCATCGTCATTGCGATGGGTGTTGCGATGTCTTCAACGGCGATTGGTTTAACCTCGCTCACTGAAAAAAAGCAACTTGCTACGCCTGGCGGTCAAGCTTCGTTCGCAACGTTGTTGTTTCAAGATTTATCCGTCATCCCAATTTTCATGCTGTTGGCATTTATCGCGCCAAATAGTACGCAGTCTGGTTTTGATCTATGGGCAATCGTAAAAGCCTTTGCAGTAATCGCGCTGATTACTTTTGCTAGCCGAACACTGTTAAGACCGATTATGCGTATCGTCGCGCAAACGGGTGTACGCGAGATTTTCGTCGCGTTTTCCTTGCTGCTTGTAATTGGCGTTGCACTTGCCATGCAGTCAGTCGGGCTTTCGATGGCGCTTGGTACGTTTTTGGCAGGCGTATTGCTGGCTGATTCTGAATACCGTTATGAATTGAGATTAGATATTGAACCAGTTAAAGGTTTGCTGTTGGGTCTATTTTTCATTGCTGTCGGTATGTCGGTTGATATGTCATTACTCGCCAATTCACCCATGATTATTTTCGGATTCGCTTTATTGATTGTCATCACTAAAATGACGATTCTGATCGGGCTTGGCCGATTATTTAAGTTAACCTTTAAAGAAGCCTTATTATTTGCAGTCGCGCTTTCGCAAGTGGGTGAATTTGCTTTTGTGATTTTTGGTGTCGCGCTGACAGAAAGTATCATTCCGCGTGAAACTTACAATATCCTCAACGCGATTGTTGCAGTATCTATGCTGATAACACCATTGCTGTTATTACTTTATGACCGCTTTCTAAGCTTGCAATGCAGCGAAAGGCCAAAGGACCGCATCACAGAAACTAATGGTGTCATCATTGCAGGATTTGGCCGTTTCGGTCAGATTGTTGGCCGCGTGTTACTTGCAAAAGGCATCACGGCAACGTTAATCGATAATGATCCCCGTCAAATCGACCTAATGCGCGAGTTTGGCTGGCGTTGTTATTATGGTGATGCATCTAGATTAGATTTGCTTGAAGAAGCTGGCATTGCAAATGCAAAACTGCTGGTCGTTTCTGTCAATGATCCCGTTGCAACGCTTGAGATGGCAAAGCTTGTAAAAGAGCGATGGCCTAATGTGGCAGTTGTGATTAGAGCGCGCAGTAGAACCGATGCGTTTGATTTACGCGATGTTGGATTAAATCCAATACGTGAAACATTTTATTCCTCACTAGAAGCTGCTAGACAGGCATTAATAGCGACAGGTGAATCAGCAAGCGCTGCAGCAAAAATCATTAAACATTTCGAACAGCACGATGCAGAGCAACTAGAAGCGCACCGAAAAATCAGAGGTGATATGGGCGCAATAGTAAGTTTGGCTGAAAAGGGACGAAGCGATCTCAAAGCACTACTGGCATTAGAACAGTCAGAAATCGATATCAAATAG
- a CDS encoding cold-shock protein gives MATGIVKWFNDSKGFGFITPDAGGDDLFAHFSAIVDSGYKSLKENDRVSFDVTDGPKGKQASNIQKA, from the coding sequence ATGGCAACAGGTATTGTAAAATGGTTTAATGACTCTAAAGGCTTCGGCTTTATTACTCCAGATGCAGGCGGTGACGATTTATTCGCTCACTTCTCAGCTATCGTAGACAGTGGCTACAAAAGTTTGAAAGAAAATGATCGCGTTAGTTTTGACGTGACTGATGGACCAAAAGGCAAACAAGCCTCTAACATCCAAAAAGCTTAA
- the infA gene encoding translation initiation factor IF-1, with translation MAKEELIEMNGVVDEILPDSRYRVTLENGHKLIAYTGGKMRKNHIRILAGDKVVLELSPYDINNGRITFRHIESKQAYSPPKRRTY, from the coding sequence TTGGCTAAAGAAGAATTAATTGAAATGAATGGTGTGGTAGATGAAATTCTACCTGACTCACGTTATCGCGTTACGCTAGAAAATGGCCATAAGTTAATTGCCTATACTGGCGGGAAAATGCGCAAAAATCATATCCGCATTTTGGCTGGTGATAAAGTGGTGCTAGAGCTTTCGCCTTATGATATTAATAATGGTCGTATTACATTTAGGCATATTGAATCAAAACAAGCTTACAGCCCGCCTAAAAGACGTACCTATTAA